A single genomic interval of Phocoena sinus isolate mPhoSin1 chromosome 15, mPhoSin1.pri, whole genome shotgun sequence harbors:
- the PPP1R3D gene encoding protein phosphatase 1 regulatory subunit 3D, which yields MHIPGPPFVQTRSYDRSAGGPGRRGQRLIRPVSRSPRTLDAAAGLPSRVRAGGRTAARCCRRGGGARAAGVRARPRHEGRGGGSPGSCTDKLQPSKNPGRGLEGRSGCRGEGAAGPLDPLQSEVSADPPQGQLSTAGDTEGADAGSEGRPSVPPPHRSTASRAMFRGSGSAVLPAAAAGFRKPAPRSLSCLSDLDGGAARESRPCRPPRSPGSAPPPPPAPSGCDPCLRPIILRRARSLPSSPERRRKGAGAQGAACRPGCSRQHRVRFADALGLELAQVKVFNAGDDPSVPLHVLSRLAINSDLCCSSQDLEFTLQCLVPDFPPPVETPDFGERLGRQLVCLERVTCSDLGISGTARVRNLAFEKQVVVRYTFSDWRSVHEAVARWRGPAGTEGAEDVFTFGFPVPPFLLELGSRVHFALRYCVAGAEYWDNNDGRDYSLTCRNHALHMLRGECEESWIHFI from the exons ATGCACATTCCTGGTCCTCCGTTTGTGCAGACGCGGAGCTATGATCGATCGGCGGGCGGGCCAGGCAGACGCGGACAGAGATTGATCAGACCTGTTTCGCGATCGCCGAGGACACTTGACGCGGCCGCCGGCCTTCCTTCCCGGGTCCGGGCGGGAGGCCGGACTGCGGCGCGCTGCTGCAGGCGCGGCGGCGGCGCTCGGGCTGCGGGAGTCCGCGCGCGGCCGCGTCACGAGGGGCGGGGCGGAGGCTCGCCGGGAAGTTGCACCGACAAGTTGCAGCCGT CGAAAAACCCCGGGCGAGGACTCGAGGGGCGAAGTGGCTGTCGAGGGGAGGGCGCAGCCGGCCCACTGGATCCCCTGCAGTCAGAGGTTTCGGCGGACCCTCCCCAGGGGCAGCTGAGCACGGCCGGGGACACCGAGGGAGCGGACGCGGGGTCGGAAGGCCGCCCCTCGGTTCCACCTCCCCATCGCTCGACGGCCAGCCGGGCCATGTTCAGAGGCTCGGGCTCCGCGGTcctccccgccgccgccgccggttTCCGGAAGCCCGCCCCGCGGAGCCTCAGCTGCCTCTCGGACCTGGACGGCGGCGCGGCCCGGGAGTCGCGGCCCTGCAGGCCCCCCAGGAGCCCGGGcagcgcgccgccgccgccgcccgcgccgtCCGGCTGTGACCCCTGCCTGCGGCCCATTATCCTAAGGCGGGCGCGCTCGCTGCCCAGCTCGCCTGAGCGCCGCCGTAAAGGCGCAGGCGCGCAGGGCGCTGCGTGCCGGCCGGGCTGCAGCCGGCAGCACCGCGTGCGCTTCGCCGACGCTCTGGGCCTGGAGCTGGCGCAGGTCAAGGTGTTCAACGCGGGGGACGACCCGTCCGTGCCGCTGCACGTGTTGTCGCGGCTCGCCATCAACTCGGACCTGTGCTGCAGCAGCCAGGACCTGGAGTTCACCCTGCAGTGCCTGGTGCCTGACTTCCCGCCGCCCGTCGAGACCCCTGACTTCGGCGAGCGCCTGGGGCGGCAGCTCGTGTGTCTGGAGCGCGTCACCTGCTCAGACCTGGGCATCAGCGGTACGGCGCGCGTGCGCAACCTGGCCTTCGAGAAGCAGGTGGTGGTGCGCTACACATTCTCCGACTGGCGCAGCGTGCACGAGGCTGTGGCACGGTGGCGCGGGCCGGCGGGCACTGAGGGCGCCGAGGACGTCTTCACCTTCGGCTTCCCGGTGCCGCCCTTCCTGCTGGAGCTCGGCTCCCGCGTGCACTTCGCGCTGCGCTACTGTGTGGCCGGCGCCGAGTACTGGGACAACAACGACGGCCGCGACTACAGCCTCACGTGCCGCAACCATGCGCTGCACATGCTGCGCGGGGAGTGCGAGGAGAGCTGGATTCACTTCATCTGA